Part of the Periophthalmus magnuspinnatus isolate fPerMag1 chromosome 23, fPerMag1.2.pri, whole genome shotgun sequence genome, TGCTACGCTGGCTTTAGTGGACAGGATTGCAGCCAGCTGAGCTGTCCCAACAGCTGTAATCACAGAGGCAGCTGCATTGACGGACAGTGTATTTGTGAGGAGGGCTTCACTGGAGAAGACTGCAGTCAGAGAGCTTGTCCCAACGACTGCATGAAAAGAGGCTACTGCCTTGATGGCACTTGCATCTGTCAAGAAGGCTACTTTGGTGATGActgttctggtctagtctgtCCTGATAACTGCAATGAGAGAGGGCGCTGTGTCAATGGGAAATGCTCCTGTGTGAGTGGATATGAAGGGGAAAGCTGTGCAACAATAAGCTGCCTCAACAATTGCCACAACAATGGCCAGTGTGTAGACGGTCAGTGTCTCTGCGAGGAGGGATACATGGGACAGGACTGCTTTGATGGTAGGAAACCAAAAACAtaatttgtgatattttaagtttatattttatgtatgttttgccTTGATTTTTCAGTATCTCCACCAAAGGACCTCACGGTGGGCAATGTTACTCAGGAAACGGTGGACCTCTCTTGGTCCAATGACATGTTGGTGACAGAGTACCTTGTGACATCCACCAGCTCTGGGGGTCTGTACCAGCAGTTCACAGTTCCTGGAGACCAAACTTCTGCCACTGTCAAAGAACTGGAGCCAGGCATTGAGTATCTTATCAATGTCTATGCTGTTTTAAGCAGCAAAAAGAGTGTGCCAGTCAGTGCCAGGGTGGCTACTCGTACGTCAAAACAATCTGATAATAATTGTCTACATATGCTAAATGGTTAGTGGTAACTGCCTTCTTTTTCTGCTGGCCTTTAGTTTTGCCTCAACCTGAGGGTGTAAGATTCACATCAATAAGAGAGACTTCAGTTGAAGTAACATGGGACAAGCTAGAAGTCCCTTTTGATGGCTGGGAAATATTTTTCCGCAACATGGTTAGTGAATTGACATTATGTAAACTTGTTACAGAATCCAACCACTGCATTTAGACTGAAAGTTTTAATATCTATTTACTTTtacagaaagaagaaaatggaaaaattgTGAATACACTTCCACCCTCACAAAACCAGTTTGTCCAGACAGGTCTTGGCCCAGGGCAAGAGTATGAAGTTTCAATTAAcattattaaaaacaatacaagagGACCACAGACCTCGAGAAGAGTGACAACAAGTGAGTTAtattatgtacaaaatatatcttGACTGTACAATACAGAGTCCATGAACTTAAACATGGTTTCCACTCTCAACTAGTGCATGTTCCTGTGTGATTGTGTTGTTGATGGTAGTCGAGCAGCTGTGGCTTTAAGCTTACCATCAAGGAAAACAGataattgttttatatttatatatatatatatatatatatatatatatatatatatatatatatatatatatatatatatatatatatatatatatatatatatatatatatatatatatatatgagataCTTAAGTTAAAGACTGATGAGTCTGTTTTTGCCAGATTAAGATTTACCTGAACTGCTAAAACCAGACAAGATTCTACTGTAATTTACCTGTGTCTTTGTGAGGGATCGAAGGACCTCAGCAGCTGCAGTTGAAGGACGTGACGGCATCCTCTGCTCTCATCAGCTGGTCTAAGCCAGTGCCTCCCACAGACAGGGTCATTATGTCCTATGCACCAAGCTCCGATCCCTCAGACCAAACCAGTGTAGAGATCTTCTCTCCAGATCACCAGAGCAGCATTGAAGGGCTGAGGCCAGACACCGAGTACACAGTTTCCCTTGTGTGCAGGACaggtgacagcagcagtgatccTGTCAATGCaacatttaccacaggtacaTTGGGACAAAATTGTACATCTAGCTATATCTATTGTATCATTCAACAAGTGGAAATGCCAGTTACCTttgaatatatgtattttagctCTGGATGCTCCTAGAGACCTCCACGCTGTCTCACAGTCTGACAGTACTCTCACCGTGCAGTGGACCAACAGTCAGGCTGATGTAGGAAGCTACCGTGTGAAGTACAGCCCCATCTCTGGAGCCACACATGGAGAAGAGCTGTTTCGGCAAGGACCCGGTGACACCACAACAGCTACAATTACTGGTAAAAATCTTGAATAAAAACTAAGATTTATCAttaaaaactcacaaaattgTTGGTTTGTTTAGGATTGTTACCAGGAACAGAGTATGGCATTGGAGTAACGGCTGTGAAAAATGAGAGGGAAAGCATCCCTGCTACCACAAATGCTGacacaggtaaaaaaaacaaaaacaaaaaaaaaaaaacagctgcatCTACCTTTTATACAGAatctatttaattaaaaaaagtatCATATTTGATGCTATCCATTTTGCCTGTTTATTAATTATCTACTAGCCCTGGACCCTCCCACAAGCTTTGAGAAAATGGATGGTACAGAGACATCACTTACATTGACATGGCAGAAACCTCAGGCGAAGGTGACTGGATACAAACTGGGGTATGTGTCTGAAGATGGTCAGTTTGAGGAGTTTGACCTGCCCGGCACAGCTGATACCTTTGTGGTACCCAATCTAACTGCTGGGACCACCTACACCTTCACACTAACTGCAGAGAGAGGCCAAAAGAAGAGTGCTCCTGCTACTGTGTCAGAGTCCACAGGTGAGTACTATCTGACTTAAACACTACACAACGATATACTGAGCAGTTTTTTGAGCATGCAGAGATTTTGTGAATCAGTGAATGTATGTTGATTTATGTGAAAgagaaatgataaaaataataagaaggaaaatatgtaaacatttttttcacttttgtaaactCCTCTAACCCACATATTTTACACTCTAGTGTGACAAAGACAAACTAACACTTTACAGGACAAATGCAACTTGTTAATTGTTTATTGGTTTAATTAATTACATATTCTTTTACAGTTTTTCCCAGCTATAAATAACATGCACTTTAACATTTTAGCACGCAGATCCACCTCTCCTGATGTACTTTCACTGACAATTAAAGATGCCCCCTCAACCCCACAGTCTGAACTGGATTCTGGAACAGTCCATGCCCCAGACCCCAGTATCCTGGACTCTGATAGAACCTCCACCAATGACGTAAATGTAATGGGCTCTGGGGCGGAGCCTGACAACTCTATAATGGAGGAAGTTATCTTTGCAAATCTAACAGATACACAGTTTCCTGACGACACACTGCCAGGAAGAGTGACTAAAGACAAAAGTCATAAACACAAAGAGTATCCATTACAAGGGGTCTTACAAGAGAACAGTTCTTTACTTCTGCACACACCCTCTCTTAAAGGTACACAGCACAGTATTTTTGCTATGGTAACATAGGATGCCTACGTATTTACCAGTATTTAGTAGGTCATGTATAACTGCAATGTTGACACATTTTGTCTACTCACCAGAGGAGCTGAATTCTTTGGTGCTTAACCTCTCTGACATTACATGGGACAGCCTCACTGCATCCTGGGGTCCCATGGGTGGGGATTTTGACAGCTTTGTCATAGAGGTAACCAACATGGACAACATGGCAGAGAGCCAGAACCTCACTTTGTCTGGTGGTGCTTTCAGTCTGGTTCTATCTGGACTGACTCCCAACACCACCTACGTAGTTGGATTATATGGGATGTATCAGGGTTCTTTCCTTGAACCGACTTACTCTGAGGCCACAACAGGTACACGCTGCAAGAATATAAATATGCATCATTATTTCTACATTTAACTTGAGCTTGTGTTTGCACCAAATTCATTATGCCACAATATTTTGGGGCATTTGTTGTATTAACCCTTCTGCATGAGACAAGAACATCTTAACCCTCAGGCCATTCATACCCTCCAGCCACTGTTTCTGTCTGAGAGAGGGCTTTCCAGCAGGGGCAAAGAACTGCCCAGTCTCTCACCGCTAACATTCAACTGCATCCATCGTCCAAATGCATGGTGTTCCGTCTTCTACCATCCCATTAAGCAAGGTTTAATACTGTCACGCTGCAATGATTGCAAAAGCAAACCAATAACTTAAGCCATCATTCAGTGTAGTCATGTGACCACATCATATCATTCCAGCAAGCTTCCTTCATGGACCAGTTGATTAACATTGAGAGACCATTTTCACACTTCGTCAGTGCTCACAGCGTATGTGAGCAGCAGTCACATTACAGTTGTAAAATTGGTAATGCTGTGAATATGATCTTTCCTTCTCTTACATTTCTACCTCTCTGCatgcactttttatatgtaaattttaatctaaaacacaattatttacgGATATTAGGACAAACACAGTGCATATCTTACTAAGCTTTAATAAATATAGTGATACATTTGTTGGATTGTATTCTAAggataaaatgttatttttctctCTATAGTGAGTGAACCTGTGGTCAGCAAACTCTATGTGTCTAACATAACTTCAGAGAGCTTTACAATACACTGGAATGACACTGAAGGACAGGTGGATGGTTTCACACTGGAAATTATTgattctgattggttaacagaGCCTCAGGAATATAACTTATCCCGAAATGTACAAtcccatgacatcacagggcTCAGGCCCAGCACTGACTATATAGGCTACCTCTATGGGACGTACAAGGGATCTCGAACCACTGCCGTCAGTATTGTTGCATCCACAGGTATTTTGACTTGTTTTATTCAAACGTTAGTACAAGGGCCTGACCAATACATTTCCCGTCTGATATTGTTAGCAAATAGGGGCATTTAGATAAATCCCAGCCATCTTCATAATTTTTTGCATGTATGGTCAATATTACATATGGACATGTTCTTCCTTATTTGAAAGATTGAATTCAGTCACTTAAGTCCACTTTTTACAGACGAAACTGAACCAGTGATTTTCTGCTTTTATGGAAAACATGAGAATGGATGTATCTATACAAGGATGTTATCTTTTATATGGGACAACTTTTATCTGCCTGATCTTTGATAACATTTtctaaaaacaatatttgaaaATTGAAACATTCTAACCTTTAACAACCTGATAAATGTTTACGAATGAAGAGATCAAATGCAGATATGTACTTGAAttgaaatgctatattcatATTTGCCACTATATCAATTATTGGTAAACTAAGTTATATCAATGTTGACATCACACCTGAAAACACCATATTGGTTGGGCCCTGGTTAGTACAATGCCGTCTAAGGCTTCGTCTATATATAAGTTTCTGTAAGTAATCTAAGCTATTTGCACAAAATTAATATGGACATTATTATCTTTTTCCTTGAAGCTGAAGAGCCTGATTTGTTCAATCTCGTTGTCAGTAATATTACCTCAGACCGCTTCACTCTCTCGTGGCAGACACAGGACAGGTCCTTTGAAAACTTTGTAGTTGAAGTGAGAGAGTCTGCAGTGCCCTCTCAGGCAATGGGACGTGTCCTGCCTGGAGACATTCATACCACAGTCAtgactggactaaaatcaagcACGAGCTACAATATTAAGCTTTACACAAGCAGCAATGACCTCTCTGTAGAGCCCCTATATGCTGTGGCTATTACAGGTATAATGCTTTTTTTGCTGCATGAGTTGATAGCGTACAAGTAGTTGAGATGGGAACAATGTAACTGAATCACTGTCTTTTTTGTTCAGAGGACATCCCACAGTTGGGGACCATAGCTGTTTCTTCAGTGAGCCCACACAACCTCAGCTTGTCCTGGAATACACTTTCAGGCCATTTCGATGGCTTTGTTGTCCGGGTCAGTGACTCTGAGCGGCACTATGATGCACTGGAGTTTACTCTACCAGGAGATGTCCGTAATTTTACTGTGTCCAACCTGATGGATGCTACTGACTATGATATTCAATTGTACGGTATTTCACATGGGCGCCATACTAACGCTGTGTTAGCACAGGCCACAACAGGTACTATGTATTTTATTCACCTTGTAAACAAAAACGTATTTGAGTGTTATTTAGGGATAAAATGGTATATTTTTTAAggtatatatttaattataatttccTTCCCACTGACATATAAGTTGGATATGCTTTTGCAACCATTGCTCCAATTAGTCTAATGCATATATTTTGCTCTCCTCCTCATTCCTATTCTGTGTTCCTGGGGCTCAAATCTTTTTAGCTTCTTTACCTAAAGTGGAAAACTTGACTATCTCCAACATAACTCCTTATGGGTTCCGTGTATCATGGGAGGTCAagttgcagcagcagcaggacagtgttgcgccctctagtggtggGTTCAGCCATTTTAACATAGTAGTGACAGACTCCGGCTGGCTGCTGGAGCCTCAGGAGCACAGTGTCCCGGGCGACCGCAGTCACCTGGACATCTCTGGCCTCATCACGGGCATAGGCTACGAGGTCAGACTGACCGGAGTGTCAGAGTCCGGTCTCCTCTCTCGCCCTCTCACCACAGTGGCTGCGACAGGTATTTGCTTCGGGCCCATTATGGGTCCAATAAAAGGTCAAGTACAACCTTTTGTGCTTTCAGGAACTCTTGAAGCTCAAGTTTCATCATCACTATTATCAATAACAaataacatttcaaaatctACACAATTCTAATTTTGAGGAAAGAAGTTTTCAaagtatattcatttttatatgATGATGGTGCAGCTTTGGCATAATACTAATCTAACACTAAtcttaaatgttctttttaGACTTTAGTAGGCTTTTTCTTTGCCTTCTTTTGTCCCTGGAAGTCTTGTACCTCTTTGgttaaacattactttttacatCATTGATTTCAAGCATGAAATATTTGATTTACAGATGTTTTCTTTCCTGTAGCAGGATGCCCTGAATGCTTGGAAACAGTCTTTGACAATGATGGCTACCTTACTTAATCTTTCTCAAACTGACATGACTGAtttaatacgttttttttttcttcttttttcctaACTTTATCTTTTTACACTTGAGCATGCATGACCGCCTGAAGATAATCAAGTGTCAAATATCTGTCTAACCATCCTTTTACTACACATGAATGTATTTTAGTCAAACACAGATGTATTCCAACACTGTCTTTTTTGAGCAGAGGCGGAGCCTGAGGTGGAGCAGCTCTTTGTGTCTGATGTCACAGCAAACAGTTTCCGTTTGTCTTGGACGGCCGATGAGGACATGTTTGACAGATTTTTGATCAAACTAAGAGACAGTAAAAGAGTAGCACACCCACAAGAGTACAGCGTCCATGGTGCTGAACGAACCCTGGTTTTAAAAGGACTGATGGGTGGCACTGAGTATGAAATTGAATTATATGGAATCAAGTTGGGCTGGCGGTCCCAGGGTATTACTGGCATTGCCCAAACAGGTATATTACAGTGGCAAAAGCATTAATTTCTGACTGACTTTTCTCTGCAAACAACACTAATCATTTTGCTTCTATGCTTAGGCTGCTCCCATGCACATTCAATATTAACTTTATCTTTGATTAGTAATGcttagtaaaaatatttttgtctttgatAGGTCTGAGCACTCCACAGGGACTTCGTTTCTCTGAAGTGACAGATTCTTCAGCCGTTGTTCACTGGGCCAAGCCTCAGTCTCCTGTGGATAATTACCGCATCACCTATATGCCATTTGAAGGAGGTACACATAACTTAACCTCATTAGGAGTTTTGGGGTCTTCTGCAAGGAcagttttgtgatgttttagtGTTGATTTTTCTAAACTCATTCCTCATGTGCGGTACAAATGCTCAGTGCTTCTCCACAGGAAGTCCGCTGCTGTTGACTGTGGATGGCAGCGTGTTTGAGGCTTTGCTGCCCAATCTGACTCCTGGTAAAATCTACCAAGTGACAGTGAATGCAGTGAAGGGCCTGGAGGAAAGTGACTCCAGCACCAACGTTGTGACCACTGGTTTGTGTCTTTCTTCAGTCAGTGCTGCTTTACTTGTGTTTATGGTTAGTTCATTGTAAGTTCatggtttgtatttttttcatagcATTAGACAGACCTGGACATCTTAATGCAGTAAACGTCACTGATGTTTCTGCTACGCTGCTGTGGCAGCCTTCTGTGGCTAAAGTGGATGGTTATGTGATTACTTACCGGTCTGATACAGGTACTTCTTAAATAGCtcattgtgtgttaaacataattTCTTTTGCAATCCTACAACTGAGATGATGTTGCTGTGTCGTTATAGCTCCCCCGGTGGTGGAACATGTTACTGGAGACACAGTACAGTTTGAGATGGCCTCTCTGGCTCCGGCCACACACTACACTGTGACTCTGCAAGCAGTAAAAGAGGCTCTGAAAAGTGACTCTGCCGTTACAGAATTTACCACGGGTAAGTCTACAAAATAGTTTACTATATCATTGATTTTGTTCGGTTAAAAaccataaaacatttgaataaatgGCAGTACTGTGTGGTGGTTTCAGATATAGACCCTCCGCGGGCCTTGACTGTTGCTAATATTCAGATGGACAGTGCCTCTCTGACCTGGAGCCCCCCCCAGGCAGCAGTCACAGGATACAGTCTGAGCTTCTCCTCTGCTGATGGGACCATCCGAGTATGTACATCAGTTCTGTCAATAGATTTGTTTTAGTCTAGTCTGAtctattatatatttatgacCACAGGAGGTTGTGCTAAGCCCCACTGCTACATCCTACAACATGGATGAGCTGACAGGCTCCACTGAGTACACTGTACAACTGATGGCCATAGCTGAGACCCAGAAGAGTCAAGCCATTAGCGCCGTATTCAGCACCAGTAAGATGCACCACAGCACTCACAACTGTGCTACTCATGGTTGTTCTACTTAGAAATGTCGTCAAGTCCAGTAAGATCCCCATCAAATGAtttttcctcgtcacaaacttGTATCTTAGGACATAATCATACTTTATATGCTTTGAGTCAAACTAAGCATAAGTTATGTTTTCTATATCCCTTAGAATGTGTTGATTTGTGGTTTTAGCTGGACAGCGGTACAGATACCCAAAGGACTGTGCTCAGATATTCCTAAGTGGAGAGACCGACTCTGGCCTATACACCATTTATGTAGCAGGAGAGGAGAGCCAGCCGCTCCAGGTCTACTGTGATATGACCACTGATGGAGGTGGATGGATGGTAAGTACACAAAGTCTAAATAGAGATTAGAAGTAAAGTCTAAATAGAGATTAGAAGACTTATTGCTGACATTGGTATTATTGATCATTTGACCGGCTGTTGTCACACTCAAAGGTTTTCCTTAGACGTCAGAATGGAAAGTTGGAATTTTTCAGAAATTGGAAGAATTACACAGCCGGTTTTGGCAATATGAATAATGAGTTTTGGCTTGGTAAGACTTTCAAACCTTATTGCTTCCTTTAGTCACTTTACACATCTTCTGATATAAGAATCAAATCAACTTTATAGGTCTTTCCAACCTGTATAAAATTACATCTTCTGGACATTACGAGCTCCGTGTGGACCTGAGAGACAAAGGGGAGTCTGCATATGCACAGTATGACAAGTTCACTATTGCTGAGCCAAGAACGAGATACAAAATCTATATAGGGGCATATAGTGGGACAGCAGGTATGTTAATGGTCTTAATGTGacaaaactacatttttgtgcaatatttgtttaatcaaatgtactgaaactttaattta contains:
- the LOC117392223 gene encoding tenascin-like isoform X1, giving the protein MDMRRLPGCILLTFILALSEAELLKKILRHRKQTVLSSNEHNISIPNTNKSVLFNHVYNIHVPASALCTVDLDASKSTKKHRMNAAASAGQAITEHTINGENQIVFTHRIHIPRQACGCAEDLPVLKDLLKRLEMLEGQVSALKQQCSVGSPCCNTQAAGDVETKPYCNGHGNFSAEMCQCVCEPGWKGPNCTQSECPQNCRDKGRCVQGSCECLKGFSGEDCSVEACPVPCGTHGQCVGGLCVCSDGFFGEDCSQTKCLNNCFGHGRCVDGECICDHPWSGVDCAEITCPNGCYNNGRCVNGTCFCDKGYTGLDCGARTCFNNCHGNGFCVEGKCVCTAGYSGEDCSQLTCLNDCSGRGSCFNGVCICDLGYQGEDCSQLACVNNCNTRGQCINGQCACDVGFQGEDCSELSCPSSCHHRGQCVNGQCVCHEGFTGEDCSIRTCPSDCFSRGTCINGLCRCYAGFSGQDCSQLSCPNSCNHRGSCIDGQCICEEGFTGEDCSQRACPNDCMKRGYCLDGTCICQEGYFGDDCSGLVCPDNCNERGRCVNGKCSCVSGYEGESCATISCLNNCHNNGQCVDGQCLCEEGYMGQDCFDVSPPKDLTVGNVTQETVDLSWSNDMLVTEYLVTSTSSGGLYQQFTVPGDQTSATVKELEPGIEYLINVYAVLSSKKSVPVSARVATLLPQPEGVRFTSIRETSVEVTWDKLEVPFDGWEIFFRNMKEENGKIVNTLPPSQNQFVQTGLGPGQEYEVSINIIKNNTRGPQTSRRVTTRIEGPQQLQLKDVTASSALISWSKPVPPTDRVIMSYAPSSDPSDQTSVEIFSPDHQSSIEGLRPDTEYTVSLVCRTGDSSSDPVNATFTTALDAPRDLHAVSQSDSTLTVQWTNSQADVGSYRVKYSPISGATHGEELFRQGPGDTTTATITGLLPGTEYGIGVTAVKNERESIPATTNADTALDPPTSFEKMDGTETSLTLTWQKPQAKVTGYKLGYVSEDGQFEEFDLPGTADTFVVPNLTAGTTYTFTLTAERGQKKSAPATVSESTARRSTSPDVLSLTIKDAPSTPQSELDSGTVHAPDPSILDSDRTSTNDVNVMGSGAEPDNSIMEEVIFANLTDTQFPDDTLPGRVTKDKSHKHKEYPLQGVLQENSSLLLHTPSLKEELNSLVLNLSDITWDSLTASWGPMGGDFDSFVIEVTNMDNMAESQNLTLSGGAFSLVLSGLTPNTTYVVGLYGMYQGSFLEPTYSEATTVSEPVVSKLYVSNITSESFTIHWNDTEGQVDGFTLEIIDSDWLTEPQEYNLSRNVQSHDITGLRPSTDYIGYLYGTYKGSRTTAVSIVASTAEEPDLFNLVVSNITSDRFTLSWQTQDRSFENFVVEVRESAVPSQAMGRVLPGDIHTTVMTGLKSSTSYNIKLYTSSNDLSVEPLYAVAITEDIPQLGTIAVSSVSPHNLSLSWNTLSGHFDGFVVRVSDSERHYDALEFTLPGDVRNFTVSNLMDATDYDIQLYGISHGRHTNAVLAQATTASLPKVENLTISNITPYGFRVSWEVKLQQQQDSVAPSSGGFSHFNIVVTDSGWLLEPQEHSVPGDRSHLDISGLITGIGYEVRLTGVSESGLLSRPLTTVAATEAEPEVEQLFVSDVTANSFRLSWTADEDMFDRFLIKLRDSKRVAHPQEYSVHGAERTLVLKGLMGGTEYEIELYGIKLGWRSQGITGIAQTGLSTPQGLRFSEVTDSSAVVHWAKPQSPVDNYRITYMPFEGGSPLLLTVDGSVFEALLPNLTPGKIYQVTVNAVKGLEESDSSTNVVTTALDRPGHLNAVNVTDVSATLLWQPSVAKVDGYVITYRSDTAPPVVEHVTGDTVQFEMASLAPATHYTVTLQAVKEALKSDSAVTEFTTDIDPPRALTVANIQMDSASLTWSPPQAAVTGYSLSFSSADGTIREVVLSPTATSYNMDELTGSTEYTVQLMAIAETQKSQAISAVFSTTGQRYRYPKDCAQIFLSGETDSGLYTIYVAGEESQPLQVYCDMTTDGGGWMVFLRRQNGKLEFFRNWKNYTAGFGNMNNEFWLGLSNLYKITSSGHYELRVDLRDKGESAYAQYDKFTIAEPRTRYKIYIGAYSGTAGDSMTYHQGRPFSTFDNDNDVAVTNCALSYKGAFWYKNCHRVNLMGKYGDSTHSKGINWFHWRGHEHSIEFAEMKIRPADFRNGENGKKLN
- the LOC117392223 gene encoding tenascin-like isoform X2, with amino-acid sequence MDMRRLPGCILLTFILALSEAELLKKILRHRKQTVLSSNEHNISIPNTNKSVLFNHVYNIHVPASALCTVDLDASKSTKKHRMNAAASAGQAITEHTINGENQIVFTHRIHIPRQACGCAEDLPVLKDLLKRLEMLEGQVSALKQQCSVGSPCCNTQAAGDVETKPYCNGHGNFSAEMCQCVCEPGWKGPNCTQSECPQNCRDKGRCVQGSCECLKGFSGEDCSVEACPVPCGTHGQCVGGLCVCSDGFFGEDCSQTKCLNNCFGHGRCVDGECICDHPWSGVDCAEITCPNGCYNNGRCVNGTCFCDKGYTGLDCGARTCFNNCHGNGFCVEGKCVCTAGYSGEDCSQLTCLNDCSGRGSCFNGVCICDLGYQGEDCSQLACVNNCNTRGQCINGQCACDVGFQGEDCSELSCPSSCHHRGQCVNGQCVCHEGFTGEDCSIRTCPSDCFSRGTCINGLCRCYAGFSGQDCSQLSCPNSCNHRGSCIDGQCICEEGFTGEDCSQRACPNDCMKRGYCLDGTCICQEGYFGDDCSGLVCPDNCNERGRCVNGKCSCVSGYEGESCATISCLNNCHNNGQCVDGQCLCEEGYMGQDCFDVSPPKDLTVGNVTQETVDLSWSNDMLVTEYLVTSTSSGGLYQQFTVPGDQTSATVKELEPGIEYLINVYAVLSSKKSVPVSARVATLLPQPEGVRFTSIRETSVEVTWDKLEVPFDGWEIFFRNMKEENGKIVNTLPPSQNQFVQTGLGPGQEYEVSINIIKNNTRGPQTSRRVTTRIEGPQQLQLKDVTASSALISWSKPVPPTDRVIMSYAPSSDPSDQTSVEIFSPDHQSSIEGLRPDTEYTVSLVCRTGDSSSDPVNATFTTALDAPRDLHAVSQSDSTLTVQWTNSQADVGSYRVKYSPISGATHGEELFRQGPGDTTTATITGLLPGTEYGIGVTAVKNERESIPATTNADTALDPPTSFEKMDGTETSLTLTWQKPQAKVTGYKLGYVSEDGQFEEFDLPGTADTFVVPNLTAGTTYTFTLTAERGQKKSAPATVSESTEELNSLVLNLSDITWDSLTASWGPMGGDFDSFVIEVTNMDNMAESQNLTLSGGAFSLVLSGLTPNTTYVVGLYGMYQGSFLEPTYSEATTVSEPVVSKLYVSNITSESFTIHWNDTEGQVDGFTLEIIDSDWLTEPQEYNLSRNVQSHDITGLRPSTDYIGYLYGTYKGSRTTAVSIVASTAEEPDLFNLVVSNITSDRFTLSWQTQDRSFENFVVEVRESAVPSQAMGRVLPGDIHTTVMTGLKSSTSYNIKLYTSSNDLSVEPLYAVAITEDIPQLGTIAVSSVSPHNLSLSWNTLSGHFDGFVVRVSDSERHYDALEFTLPGDVRNFTVSNLMDATDYDIQLYGISHGRHTNAVLAQATTASLPKVENLTISNITPYGFRVSWEVKLQQQQDSVAPSSGGFSHFNIVVTDSGWLLEPQEHSVPGDRSHLDISGLITGIGYEVRLTGVSESGLLSRPLTTVAATEAEPEVEQLFVSDVTANSFRLSWTADEDMFDRFLIKLRDSKRVAHPQEYSVHGAERTLVLKGLMGGTEYEIELYGIKLGWRSQGITGIAQTGLSTPQGLRFSEVTDSSAVVHWAKPQSPVDNYRITYMPFEGGSPLLLTVDGSVFEALLPNLTPGKIYQVTVNAVKGLEESDSSTNVVTTALDRPGHLNAVNVTDVSATLLWQPSVAKVDGYVITYRSDTAPPVVEHVTGDTVQFEMASLAPATHYTVTLQAVKEALKSDSAVTEFTTDIDPPRALTVANIQMDSASLTWSPPQAAVTGYSLSFSSADGTIREVVLSPTATSYNMDELTGSTEYTVQLMAIAETQKSQAISAVFSTTGQRYRYPKDCAQIFLSGETDSGLYTIYVAGEESQPLQVYCDMTTDGGGWMVFLRRQNGKLEFFRNWKNYTAGFGNMNNEFWLGLSNLYKITSSGHYELRVDLRDKGESAYAQYDKFTIAEPRTRYKIYIGAYSGTAGDSMTYHQGRPFSTFDNDNDVAVTNCALSYKGAFWYKNCHRVNLMGKYGDSTHSKGINWFHWRGHEHSIEFAEMKIRPADFRNGENGKKLN